AACTGGTTTAACTGTTCAGAGGTTATAAGTGTGATTCGTGATCTGTTTTAGGTCACTCACCCCAAAACTGACGAGCAGAGACAGAGACTACAGGAAGCATGTAGGGACATTCTTCTGTTCAAGAATTTGGATCCAGTGAGTGGATTATTCCATAAGCTCTTCTCTGGTTTGTGCCCTGCCATATCCTAAATTAAACAAAGGGAAACATGGCCCAAGGCCAgtaaatttcttcttttttttttgctgcatgcCCAGTACACCGTGCCTAATTTTTTTTAGagatagttatttatttatttgttttggaaacTCGAAAACAAACTCTGAGTGCATTCTGCATGATTCTTTCACTGTCTGACTGCTGTCCCCGCCCCCATGACAGGAAGAGATGTCTCAGGTGCTGGATGCCATGTTCGAGAAGTTCTGCACGGAAGGGGAACATATCATTGATCAAGATGATGACGGGGACAACTTCTACGTTATCGAAAGGTGGGTTTAACTTGCTCGTGAATTTCAAATCGCATCATAGTTGGTTATTTAACTTGAAAAAGTGAACACAGTTGCTAAATAATTGCTGAAATCATTGTTTTGTGCTAACTGAAGATATTTTTTCCCCGCTGCCTTTCCATTCAGTGGCACGTTTAACATTTTCGTGAAGGTTGATGGCACGGAAAAGTTGGTGGGCTGCTATGACAACCGAGGCAGCTTTGGAGAACTGGCGCTGATGTACAACACCCCCAGGGCAGCCACAATAATCGCCACTTCACCTGGAGCCCTTTGGTGCCTAGTGAGTAAACCATTACACCGCACCCCACTGCAATGGCACAGTTGGATCCTTAATCGGGTTTTTATAGCATGCTGTGCTGTCAGCTGTCATGATTTAAGTAAGCAGGGAGTTTATCTGCGACGGTGTGGAAACCATCATTAGGTGAACACAAATTAAGGCGAAAGCAGCTGTTTTACCTCCAGGCTCTGTTCGTTTTATTGTTACATTTCAGCATGGATGCTATTTTACTTAAGGAAAACTGGCAAAACATCCAGTTAAGTATCCAGTCGCAGTCTGACTTGTTTCTGAGAAGCTGCTGTTTATTAGTGACTATGTGAGCCATCGCTGAACTGCGGGTAACGTCTCAGTTAAGTCCTCTCAGTGCAGCTGGGTAGGTTGCTGCCATGTCCTGTGCTCACCTGAGGACTTGtaggttgtttttatttgagtCTCTAATCTCAAACAGGAAGCCCCTTTTGACCACCAATTGGTTTAGGTCAAGGAGGAAGAGTGCTGCCAAAAAATGCATCCAGTCAAACAGTCGAAAATTTATTTATGGCCcttgttcattttgtaaacaaGCGATAGGATATGAACTTGAAGTGGGTCCAACTTTAGCAACCTTTAAACCATGAGGCTCCAGCCTTGCTTGCGCCTTTGGGTGAGGGGAAAAAGGTTTGTCAGCTATAGGGCGCCCTCTGCAGTCACATATGTTTCCTGCAGCACAGTATGTTACTGCAAGCTTTGTTGACCATGCTGTCTGTgatatttttcctttctttgtgttCAGGCTTGGTGtcctttcattcatttcattcacaTAATGACACATGGATGgtgctgtttcttttcttttcttaaattcAAACTATAAGTGCACACTATTGTTTTATGTGAGCTATTTGATAAGatagataagataactctttattgtcattgcacagtcatacctgGTGCAATAGTATAACGAATTTGGAAACTGTCCCACGTCGGCActgcacacaacacaacacaacatgaGATCAGTCTGGACTTCTTGGTTGGGGATTTTTCATcattatgtttattattatttttattactgtaTAGCACTATTAtgaataatattttataatgtGTGAATTGTTAGTTTTTGTCTAACCCCAGGGTCAGTGTCATCAGAAATTGTGTTTAATGAAGCcttattttaaatctgtttcaGGATCGTCTGACATTCAGGAGGATCATAGTGAAAAACAATGCCAAGAAGAGGAAGCTGTATGAGGCATTCATTGAAACTCTACCCCTGCTTACATCTTTAGAGGTCAAGATTAACATTGTCCTCCAGCATTTACACAGTGTACTACATATTTACAGTAAAACATTTGCAAACCAAATATGTTTCATGCACAGGTGTCAGAGAGAATGAAGGTAGTTGACGTGCTATCCACCAGGGTGTACAGCGACTCGCAGCAGATCATTGCTCAGGTGAATAATGTCTTCGTACAATCTGCTTttattggactttttttttaaaaaatgctacaTGTTTTTGTGCTCCTTTGCAATTGCTGTGTTGCTTTTTGTCATAGGGTGATTTAGCGGATTGCTTCTACATTGTCGAATCTGGCCAGGTTAGAATCACTATGAAGAGAAGTCGGGTAAGTTTGCACCGCCACCCTTTAGACAAgcctttgattaaaaaaaaaaatctctggaaACTTAGAGTacgcatttctttttctctgctagACAAAAACAGaccaagaagaagaggaggtggaCATCGCTACATGCTCCAGGGGCCAGTATTTTGGGGAGCTTGCTCTCGTCACAAACAAACCCAGAGCTGCATCTGCCTATGCTGTGGGGAGTGTCAAATGCTTGGGTAAattttgtgcagttttgtgCTCGTTCGTTCATATATCGCGCCAAAGATGCACATCTCCCAGTAAAACACATATTATTTTGTACCATCCTTTTCAAATTCACCTCCAAGTCCTGACTgtatctgttttcttctttatcaGTCATGGGTGTTCAAGCCTTTGAGAGATTGCTAGGCCCATGCATGGACATCATGAAGAGAAACATTGCTAACTATGAGGAGCAGCTGGTGACCCTGTTTGGAAGTAGCCCTGAAATTGAGCAACAGACTGCATGAAGCGACTGCAGTGGACTGTAAATGGGTGGATGGAAAAAGGCTTGTAACCACTTAAACAGATTTTCTTACAAGAAATGTGAATATCCACCTACATAAACCATTTGAGCGTCAGATATATAAAACACACGTTGTCGGAAGGTTATGGCCGAAAAGTAAAGCCAAAGCAGAGTTGCTTAAAGCttgtttaaattacattttccacAACACtcaccttacaaaaaaaaaaaaaaatgtaagtgtgCATTTTACTTGTCGGTGTTGGGTGCATTACTTGTTTGtaatttgagcattttttttttaactttcacatTTTCTCCACAGTGTTATAGCCACAcgaaaaatattatatatatcgTTTGTAAATTTCTAAACATTACGTGTCAAAGTCAAAAGCCAAAGCTGATTTCTTACTGGATAAGTGCGAGCAAACGTCACATGTACAAAAGGGCCCAAACCTGAGAAAGGGTAAACGGTTTGTAAAGGATAAAATCTTTGACATTTTgattatgaaaaaacaaaaaaacttggcAGTATCCTAAAATTTCTACAAAAATACATTCCTGTTTAGCATAAGATGGAGTCCCTGGAATACATGCTCATAAACCACGTATCACTGTTGCTAAGTGTTTGTGGCAGTTAGCTGAGTACtatgctctttcttttttcaaaaaagCAAAGTTCAGAGAGATAGCTGATAGTTTTGTaacaacacacaacacattgctgtataattttaaaacggagtatttactgttattataATAGGCCCACTTTAAACTTCATAAGTTGCCCAACAAGACAGTAGTCATTACAGGCAACATCTTAAGGCAactcatttttctgtgtttcaatGTAAAATTTAGGTAATACTGTTTTTGCATAGGTGAAACATACATTATTATGACATCCATATTTGCTGTCTACCTCTGCCAACAACTTCTACAGTTTTACGCTCAACAGGAATCTAAAGTGGGTCCTCTCTCTTACtacttctctctttttaaagtaACTGAGGTCTTCTGTATTTTGTCTGCAGCTTACATGGTTTAACTGGTTAAACATGCAGATTTTATCCCCCACCCTTCCCCGTAGGACTGGTCATTTTTGAAGGCATACCCACAATACTGGCTAAAAGTACTGTATGTTTCACTTTTCATgtcaataaagattttttttttttgtatttgtgcttCCGGTTAGTATTTGTTAAAAGAATGAAAGAGTCAGTTTCTTACTGACCCACTCATTATTCATGGCAGTCCCCATATCTTCTACGAGATTATTTCGTTACGAAAAAGAGAATTTAATCTTTAAAACGATGTGTCCATGTGATTCTTGCTGTAACTGCAACACTGCAGATAAAAAATAGTCATGTATTGTTCCTTTTATTGCCAATCAGCTGTTACTGGCTAGTAACAGGCGTGTACTTTTATCCAATGAGAGGATAAACAACAAACTAGGGGACACCTCTCCTATTTTTCTCAAACATATCAACCAATAGAATATCCGAATTCGTCTTGTTGACGTTGTTGCGCACCAATGGGGAGCTTCCTCTGGAGCCATTCAATCCCTCCCCTCGAGTGAATGCCACAGAGTTACTTGATGTCGACAGCTCTGGTAAGTGGGAAGTTGGTGAGTTTTTTCGAAGAAATAAACGGTTGAAAGTAATTTTTAACTCGGTCCACGTGAGACTCGTGTCTTTGCAATTATTGTATAATGTTTAAGCGAGGTTGTCACGCGTTAATTTGACGTCGACTAAAAGATTGAGATCGACAGtggggcttttttttctccGTTGTGACGCTCGTTGTTTTTGTTGCAAGAAACCCATCCGACAGCAGTTGTTTGTATTAAAACAAGTCTTCAAATTAGTAGAATATGCTTTGAATAGTGTGAAAATGCCGTCAAAATGCTTCTATAGGTTTTCGTGTCATTCATTTTGAACGGGGCAAAGATGTTGCGTCATGCCTCAACTTGTTGACATTCTTTTGTTTACAGTGTTAGACCCCAGAGCTTCGAGGTTTGAGCGAAGGAAAGTACTGCTGCATTTAAATGTTGGAGAAAGAGCAGGCCGAGTCCCCAACCGTCTTTTTCGACAATATAAGACTGTTGAAGCGTTTTCTGAACGGTATTATGTTGTTCGTGTATCCTTGCTTACGAAGTCGAAACAACGGTGTCTCCGAACCTGCGGCCTTTGATCGGTTGGCAGACCGTTAGTGTTCgtcagtttttcatttaaatgtgttaaattcaGGAAGTCACGGTCACCTTTATATTTTAACGATTTTCCATACATTGTTTGTCGATTAGCACAATATAAATTCCCAATAAGAATGATATATTTTACTTTGTCATTGACACTCACAtacttttgttttcaaaaacgATGTTTTCCACCGTCGGTAAGACACTTTTTAAGACGAATTTCTGGTATTTTTCGCTTTCGCTGCGCAGTTATGAATGAATGAGCTCTGGTACGCATGCGTCAAACCCTTTTAAGTTTATAAACAAGGCCTCCACGCAGGGAGTCACATGACTATTCACAGAGGTTTGCTGTGTCGATTCAGAGACAAAGGAGTTCCCAAAGGCTTTGTGCTTTTTCCGTAATATTGATGTCATACGTGATATGCAATGATTCAGTACTagctgtggtgtttttgttttgctgtggtGATGATCTTTGATAGCTCATGGGTGTTATAgtcgtgtttttctttcagttgatTATTCTTTCAAACCATATtaccataaaaaaacaaacaaacgcagACATACATACAACTTTATAACTGCAAAGACTTTATTTTGATTTAGTTCATATTTCAATTCAACAGagctaaatttttatttatatatttatatatagtgcaaaattacaacaacagttgcctcaagggcTTCAAGTGCAACTGGTTATTGCACAGCCCTGATTCAGATGACAGCAGTAGCTCCATTTTAGCTCTAACTTTGTCTTTTGGTTTTGCCCAAAACCAGATGATGTGTCAGAGTATGACGATGGATGCTGAGTAAGCTGGACAGTAgcccgttttttattttgaaagagaggAAACCGAACATCTTGAAAATGGACGAGTCGTTCGATCCGCTCAAGTGTAATGAGGACCTGCCTTCCCCTCCTGGGTGCCACATGGAGTATGGTAAAACTAGCCAAAAAGaatgtgcagtctgcagttaaGCAAACCGAACCCTTCAGATATGCGTATGAAAAGTACTGAATTATCTCCTTAGACGACATGCCAGAGctgcaggaggtggaggaggaccaGAGGTCTCCGAGGTTATTTCAAGTTGGAGCAGTGTCTCACCAGGAGCTCAGCTGCTCTCCTAGCACCAACTGGCTTGCCGAGTTGGCCAACATAGCCACCAGTCCTCAGAGCCCTCTACTGAAGGACGCCCCACACAAAAGGTTTGTAGATGTTTAAGGAATGCCTGCATGTGTGATGTAAACACAGAGACGCCTTTACACATGTAGTAACAGTACACCCCAGTACACCTGGGGGTAATTTCACAAGATTAAGAGTAGCAGTTTAGCAGAACAACAGCAAAAATAGCCCCTAAAATTGTGCAGATTTTTAACTGCAGTTGGGACATGCAACATTATGACCAAGACTGAGCAAAATCTGTTTTAATTACAAAAGAATCACATAAAGCTGCATATAAGTGCATTTGAGTGTGTGACAAATATATCTACTTGCGTAACAAACTAACTACTGATGTTTGTGACATTGTCACTGTTTTTCAGATCATCTCCAGTTCACATCTTTGGCAACAGCAATAGTTTACATTCCTATGCCCGGCCCCCGTTAGCCAGTAGTGCACCCAACCCGTCCAGAGGCCACCTCAGGGAGCGCAGGCGTGTCAGGGTAACCTTTCATTTCTAACATTCTCACTCAAAAACCTGATAATCATTCATTCTGACAGACTCAGCATGGATTTTCAACCTGTCTCAATGCTGATATGATTGTAATTTGTCTTTCTTAATTATCAAAAACAGGCCAGCAGTGAATCAGAGTCTGGGGTTTTCTCAATGTCATCATCGTTTTCTGATGATGAAGACATGGCATGGTCTCACTCTTGGCCCTCCACAGCCTGGCATTGTTTCCTAAAAGGTGCATAAATAAGAATACATGACCATATGCATCCGtcagtgcatacacacacacacctagaaGTCAATTCAGTCACACATGTTGGAGTTAATGGTGAACGTTTGAAGTACTTGAAACAATTGTCTTGAAAATTCCTCATAGTGTTTGCTTGATATTTAAACATGAATGcaaaattcactttttttttcaaatgtcatCACTTGATGAAGGCAGGAAAATCCTTCAAAATGTGCTGAGGACAACTAGAGATTCATTCAGGATGATTTTGTTAACATTTTCTTCCACTAGGATTAGCACAAATTGCAAAGAAGACCAGTTCTTACCTCTGGTGTCCAAACAGCAGCATTGCATCCAGTTTCTAGCATCCTCTCTGCAACATCAGCACACTTATGCTAATTTGTCATGCTTCATTGTTCTGTTGCTATTCAGGGACTCGTCTGCGCTTCCATCGAGGTCCAAATGTGGAGTGGCAGGAAGCTGATGAACTCGGGGATTCGGATGATGACTCAGATGATGAAAGCATGCCTCCATCCTCATCCTCTTTCAAGGTATGGCAACGTATGGTGCCTTTAGTATGTCTTAAAAATTCTGATAGTCTGACTAGATGAGTAAATCATTGTGGACACTTGTATAAGGTGCTTTATAATATGTAGTTTACTTTGTACTTTATAGAAAGTGACTGACAGTAAATTTGAGTAACTGTGTGCACAAATGAGTCTCAAATGATTTGCAGCAATGGtcgtttttatatatatatatatatatgtgtgtgttggtgtaaaGTAATTAACTAATTTATTAGACTATCACCCAAGTAaggtttatgccacagctgtcctaaattaacagtattggtAATAACTAAAATGatcttttatgtttctgtaatggtCGATCCACCAGTGTGTACAAACTGTTTAATCAATTTAGTGTCTTTACtccacaaattttcaaatttccggttttgcaaaataaataaataataaataaatattaataatattaaagcaaattattatttgttaattaaaataaatttaactgcATTCCCGAACAGAAAAATGAGCTTTAGTGGTCAAATATTACGCTTGAGTAATTTCTAAATTCTCCAGTGGTGGCTGAAGTTTgggtataaaaacatgaattcagttatttttagtttttgacagatttctaaaaatatttggtttttaaattttttttaaattaaaaaaaaaaaaatttaatcacAGGTGGTCTATTACATTAAGCACTGTGGGTGTCTCGCGTACTGAGTCTTTAAGCAGTTGGACACTGATTTGTATCTACACTAATTCTTCTCTGGTAGTGAATTTGTCATGCACGTTTTTCCAGTTAATAGAAATATTTCTTATCTGCATTTATGTTTCCTTTACAGAGATATGGCTCTGATGGGCTTAAACTGGTGAACCACGAGGAGACATTATCCTTTGGGCAGGCAGTTCTgaaactgacctttgacccgGGCTCACAAGATGAAGGCCTGCTAACAGCTGAATGCCGATTGGATCACCCCTTTTTTGTCAAAAACAAAGGTACAAAAACACATGTTCTTTCCTTTTAAATTGATCTTTGCTGTTAGAATCTTCCACTTAAACAATTTGCTGAATCCAATCTATTTAGTTTTTGCATTTCAGTAAACACCTTTAGGATCAAACTAATATATAATATCCTGTTTCAGGGTGGTCTTCCTTTTATCCAAGTCTTACTGTGGTGCACCATGGGATCCCTTGCTATGAGATGCAGCTGGGTGATGTGTGCCTGCCGCCAAACCACCCAGATGCCATTAACTGTGATGACTCAGTCGTCTTTGACACTTTCAGAAGGTATGCTCTTTAGATGgtcatgtaatttttttgcaGTCGTTTCACATTCACTTGGATACATGATAAGTCAAAGTAGTTGTAAATATTTTCACATGAAACCTGGCTGTTTAGAAATACTGTTTGTTCCACACACCAGAAGAAGGTTCTGGTTATTGATTGGTTAATTGAATCCTTCCTTTCTGTCTCCTGCAGCTATGACTTTACCCCACTAGATTCCTCAGCGGTGTATGTTCTGAGCAGCATGGCTCGTCAACGGAGGGCCTCCTTGTCCAGTGGGGGTGCTGTCAGTCCAGACTGTGATAAACTCGAGCGCTCCAGCTCCCCTCACTCCTCCAGTAGCAAATCGAACAGGAGCCACAACTCAGGGATAGCCAGTGGTGCCACACCTACGAAATGCAAGCGGCCAATGAATGCCTTCATGCTCTTTGCCAAGAAGTACAGGGTGGAGTACACACAGATGTATCCTGGAAAGGACAACAGGTGTGCAAATGTCACTGAAATACAATATACTTACAGATATTCCCAGTTACAGCACTGTGCATAAGTCTTGTGCCACCACtaatttttctatattttgctaggaaaatatgaaaaaagtgcaataatttCATGAAACGTGCAAACATAGTTGGAAATATATAGATTATGTAAGGCAAAGACTCAGtctgtacaattctaacaaggCTGAAAGCCAATATTTGGTATCAACATCTTTATTTTTCAATACAGactgaactcttttttttttttggtcatttctttaggaatagttctccaggcttcttgaaggacattcaaggCTCTTTTTTTGGATgttgcatgttttcttttgttttgttttctttcaagatGATCACACACTGCTTCAACAATGTTGAGGTCAGAGCTCTGGGGAGCCCAAACCATGACTGTTCGTGTTCTATTGTGATCAAAATCTGTCATTACCTTTCATAATTttatcagttttgacaagatctccaataGCACTGGCTAAAATGCAgcaccaaaccatgacagagcctccaccatacTTTACAGGTGGCTGTAGACACTCTACGTTTTACCTCCTCTGTGCATATTGACGATGATTTGAACCTGAACTTTTACATTTGGATCCATCAGACCTGTTCTCACTGATTTTCACTTTACTTCTACTTCtgatttggcatacctcagcctttcctccttgtttcccttccttaataATGGACTCTTGAGTGCAATTGAGATAACTTCTGATGAGGTTTCATTGAGCAATAGATGGATTAACTTAACAGCCAGAGCTTTGATGCACTTTTTTCagggacatgactttcagatttGCTcaagatggatttttaaaaaaaatttttttttttttttaaatgcttgaatGAGTCATAGGTGAGCATTAAGTGACTTGATAAACCAACCCCCTGTCATGGTTAGATGTTCTTTGGTtagatgtttttaattatttaatttttatcagACCTTTAGTTTGAATTTTTCTGTGACCTTGGATCAAAATGTATCCCTTTGACCTGTTTGCCAAATGGGTTATTGTGACCCCAGGTCAACGGAGGAACATGTGGAACAGTTTCACATGATTCAAAATGCCCACAGCTTTATGGTCGCTTTGTGTCTCCCTTCCCACGCCAACTTGTGTTAGAGGTTGCCTTGTAGTTGAACACAAAGATAATTCCTTATTGGCCACTGTAGCCCTGACAGCAAGGATAAAATAACACTCCAAGAAACCCAAACtttccccccaaaacaaacaaacaaaaaaacaaaacaaaacagcagagcCACTGTGGGTCATGCTTCTGATAGAGAagctgttcattcagtggtgggTTAGAATTTCTGATATGTAGACAAGCTGTAAACAAGTCGTAGAAAACCAGAAGGACTAAAACTCTATTCTCATTTAGGAACCCAAACCCTGTATGAAGACACACGTCTCCCAGCACATTATAATTAAGGCTTTATTCTCCACCCACAGATGGCTTACCAGCTTTAATTGTTAAAAAAGCAATAGTAAAACCAAGtgtagctgtttttattttcttaggtCAAAAGTTAGAGTGGACATGAAACATTAGATGTAGATGAGGCTAATCTACACCTTGGGGTTCCACTCTAAAACTCTGTCACAGATTTAGCACTGACAGCTGACAGtgtttagattaaattaaattacattttttttctaaagacatttagtttcacttctTAATCAAACGTATGCGGGCTGCTTTTTCTATATCCTGGACAGAAGGAGAAAACGGGACGgtgttaaaaggaaaacaaagacacattCTGGCATgtcaaaaatctgaaaaactgaatCTCGATTTGTCTCTAACCTTTCGCTCCAGAGCCATTAGTGTCATTCTGGGTgacaagtggaagaagatgaagaacgAGGAGAGGAGGATGTACACCATGGAGGCCAAGGCCCTGGCCGAAGAGCAGAAAAGGCTCAATCCAGACTGTTGGAAACGTAAAAGAACCAACTCGGTAAGGACCAAAATCAGATATCACGCACCGATTTCTATTTCACAACCGATTCCACATTGCACACTGACATTGCATTTTTATGGTTTTAAACATGGGTCCAGTCTGCTGTGTATCTACAACTCCTGTTGTCTTTGCACAGGGTTCCCAGCAGACCTAGATAATCTACCCACATCCCtggctgctgttgttttggCATGGAGAGGTGCTGGACAGAGTCTGATGGACCGCTTGATGCCTCTTTGCTCTCCTGTATTCTTGAGACTCGACTGTGATGCTGAATTCACTTGCTTTTTATAACCATGAAACATTATAGTGACAAAACAGAGTTATGAGATATATATACAAAGCATTTAATCTAGTCACTAACAGTGCATATATTTTCTTATATCTTTAATGTCAAAAATGGTCTTATTCCTCTGAAATAAGAATGAATTTCAGGTTATTTCATATCTAGTGGTGGGAAAACATGAGAGCCTGTGGTGCTAtgcttcagtaaaaaaaaaaaaaaaagacaaaaggggGAATTTCAGATAACTTTTTCAAACCTGTTCATAgtgatatttttaatattcagtatATTGCACAGATAGATAAtctattaaaacattttgtattacAGTATACAGCATATTCTGCCGCTGAACTATGGCGAACAGTTTGTGATTACTGCCCTGCAAGTCTTTAGGTCGTTTTTGCCCGACCACCCGGTCACATGATGACAGGGCTTTCCGCATGCGGTGGTGGGTTTATACTCAGTCATAAAGCACTTCAGGCTTTCACTGTAAGTGTTTATTTCTTCTGCactttatataaatatgtaatcTAATCCTATACAGCCATTGTATACAGGGGGAAACTGTATAATACAGCTCGTCTCTTGACAGTTAGCCATTTGACACAATCGTGGCCCAGCAGCCATGCTCTGCTTTCAGGTTTCTCTTAAgttttaaatgcttttgttcATAATGTACAGGTTTTACAGC
This Astatotilapia calliptera chromosome 7, fAstCal1.2, whole genome shotgun sequence DNA region includes the following protein-coding sequences:
- the hbp1 gene encoding HMG box-containing protein 1, with amino-acid sequence MLSKLDSSPFFILKERKPNILKMDESFDPLKCNEDLPSPPGCHMEYDDMPELQEVEEDQRSPRLFQVGAVSHQELSCSPSTNWLAELANIATSPQSPLLKDAPHKRSSPVHIFGNSNSLHSYARPPLASSAPNPSRGHLRERRRVRASSESESGVFSMSSSFSDDEDMAWSHSWPSTAWHCFLKGTRLRFHRGPNVEWQEADELGDSDDDSDDESMPPSSSSFKRYGSDGLKLVNHEETLSFGQAVLKLTFDPGSQDEGLLTAECRLDHPFFVKNKGWSSFYPSLTVVHHGIPCYEMQLGDVCLPPNHPDAINCDDSVVFDTFRSYDFTPLDSSAVYVLSSMARQRRASLSSGGAVSPDCDKLERSSSPHSSSSKSNRSHNSGIASGATPTKCKRPMNAFMLFAKKYRVEYTQMYPGKDNRAISVILGDKWKKMKNEERRMYTMEAKALAEEQKRLNPDCWKRKRTNSGSQQT
- the prkar2b gene encoding cAMP-dependent protein kinase type II-beta regulatory subunit, whose product is MSIEIPEGLTELLQSFTVEVLRNQPRDLLEFALQYFTQLKENETKEASFGNDQNSAPRLGKAVNFIDEAMQIDSENGEEDDDDDEEFIAPVINRFIRRASVCAEAFNPDEDDEDKEPRVTHPKTDEQRQRLQEACRDILLFKNLDPEEMSQVLDAMFEKFCTEGEHIIDQDDDGDNFYVIESGTFNIFVKVDGTEKLVGCYDNRGSFGELALMYNTPRAATIIATSPGALWCLDRLTFRRIIVKNNAKKRKLYEAFIETLPLLTSLEVSERMKVVDVLSTRVYSDSQQIIAQGDLADCFYIVESGQVRITMKRSRTKTDQEEEEVDIATCSRGQYFGELALVTNKPRAASAYAVGSVKCLVMGVQAFERLLGPCMDIMKRNIANYEEQLVTLFGSSPEIEQQTA